A stretch of the Vulcanisaeta souniana JCM 11219 genome encodes the following:
- a CDS encoding AMP-binding protein: MSDPGIGFTVHNVIRRAATLCPETEIVWENRRISYGEAYNRVVSLADSLLSLGIRKGTVIGVADWNTLPMFELHYAAAMIGAIIYPVNIRLPLDQMAHTMKVAEVEWLFYSNDFKALSTLISKDRTVGLSPECNAKYCYNDLLSNKTIEEPEVEVTGRDYFSILFTSGTTGLPKAVRYTHEKFVHGALAIAYQLGMYNTPASLHQGDVIMPLIPFYHIHSWGSLIHAPYLCNKYVLIGRFMPDRALTLIETEKVTWISAVPTMMYMLIDAAEKMNKLYVLRGLKALVGGMPIASGLAKRMQELSIGFSTIYGGTDMLVTSISIAPRKYNSIDEFLDYMRLTTHPVPFVEIRIIDPATGKDVSPGQIGEVWLRAPWLPYEYYKDAEKTRESYVGSWFRTGDVGVLLSDGGLRVLDRIKDVIKSGGEWIPTSILEAIISNIPGIDMVAVIGKPSERWGERPIAVIKLREGYVLTKEQIYEVLNREVDSGRIPKWWMPDDIIFVNEIPLTSTGKIDKKELKKNVLGHGY; encoded by the coding sequence ATGAGTGATCCTGGAATTGGTTTTACGGTGCATAATGTCATAAGAAGAGCCGCAACACTGTGCCCTGAAACTGAAATAGTTTGGGAAAATAGAAGGATTAGCTATGGTGAAGCATATAATCGCGTTGTTTCGTTGGCTGATTCATTGCTATCATTGGGTATACGTAAAGGTACGGTTATAGGTGTTGCTGATTGGAATACGTTACCGATGTTTGAACTTCACTATGCGGCAGCGATGATCGGAGCCATTATTTACCCAGTGAATATAAGATTACCTCTAGATCAAATGGCACATACTATGAAGGTGGCTGAGGTTGAATGGTTATTCTACTCCAATGACTTTAAGGCATTGAGCACCTTAATTAGTAAGGATAGGACTGTGGGATTAAGTCCCGAATGCAATGCGAAATATTGCTATAATGACTTGCTTAGTAATAAGACCATTGAGGAGCCTGAGGTTGAGGTTACCGGAAGGGATTACTTCTCAATATTATTTACATCGGGTACAACAGGTCTTCCAAAGGCCGTTAGGTATACGCATGAGAAGTTCGTACATGGCGCATTGGCTATAGCGTATCAACTTGGCATGTATAATACGCCAGCTAGTCTGCATCAGGGTGATGTAATAATGCCGCTAATACCGTTTTATCATATCCATTCATGGGGTAGTCTTATTCATGCGCCATACCTATGTAATAAATATGTATTAATTGGTAGATTTATGCCTGATAGGGCATTAACGTTAATCGAAACTGAGAAAGTCACGTGGATAAGTGCCGTACCAACAATGATGTACATGCTCATTGACGCTGCGGAGAAGATGAATAAGCTATATGTACTACGTGGATTAAAGGCATTAGTTGGTGGCATGCCAATAGCAAGTGGGCTTGCTAAGAGAATGCAAGAACTTAGTATCGGTTTTTCAACTATTTATGGAGGAACTGATATGTTAGTGACATCAATATCAATAGCTCCAAGGAAATACAATTCAATAGATGAATTCCTTGATTATATGAGATTAACGACACATCCTGTACCCTTTGTTGAAATAAGAATAATCGACCCAGCAACAGGTAAGGACGTAAGTCCTGGTCAAATTGGCGAAGTTTGGTTACGGGCACCGTGGTTACCATACGAATACTATAAGGATGCCGAAAAGACCAGGGAGAGCTACGTAGGTAGTTGGTTTAGGACTGGTGATGTTGGTGTGTTGCTTAGTGACGGTGGATTAAGGGTACTTGATAGGATTAAGGACGTTATTAAGAGTGGTGGTGAATGGATACCAACAAGTATCCTCGAGGCTATCATCTCAAATATACCTGGAATTGACATGGTGGCTGTCATAGGTAAACCGAGTGAGAGATGGGGTGAGAGGCCGATAGCTGTTATAAAACTGAGGGAGGGTTATGTATTAACCAAGGAGCAGATATATGAGGTATTAAATAGGGAGGTTGATAGCGGTAGGATCCCAAAGTGGTGGATGCCTGATGATATAATCTTTGTGAATGAGATCCCATTAACGAGTACAGGTAAGATCGACAAAAAGGAATTAAAGAAGAACGTACTTGGCCATGGATATTGA
- a CDS encoding MFS transporter → MSDRELKLGELRARIDRIPIRPYPVSWMVIIGIGYFFAFYDILTLSFAIVSPMVQQLRLSRLELSEAVSVSLFGYIIGAYFVATISDYWGRRWGLITNAILIAIGSLGSALATNALVLIVSRLITGMGIGAEISIINTYISEVTPAPIRGRMVQFTYLAGALGFAVTPFIAFALIPISPIGWRWLFGIGALVAAAIVPLRYLMPESPRWLTIKGRMNEAERVVRMLEGFAERKVGQLPPIPSPLPEKILTKFPTAELFNRKYGPRLIMAILFWFFDYMLAYGVIGFAPYIFVAAGFTFTTATWYIALGSIGYIVGALSMAPIADRWERKYLVASAFSVATLAVFLYAVAVAIRSPIALTIGAFLGAFATAFAVPAYTYTAELFPTRARASGFALADGIGHLGGAIVPFIIYLVFSPLKPLSTGVWTFVLLGIFEIIATSIVLTGPRTTKLRLEQVSD, encoded by the coding sequence GTGTCAGATAGAGAGCTCAAGCTCGGTGAGCTTAGGGCTCGAATTGATAGAATTCCAATACGGCCTTACCCTGTTTCCTGGATGGTTATTATTGGTATCGGTTACTTCTTCGCGTTCTATGACATATTGACCCTGTCCTTCGCCATTGTATCTCCAATGGTTCAACAATTACGGTTATCCAGGCTAGAACTTAGTGAGGCTGTTTCTGTGTCATTGTTCGGTTACATAATTGGTGCTTACTTTGTTGCTACAATAAGTGATTATTGGGGTCGCAGATGGGGGTTAATTACGAACGCCATTTTAATAGCCATTGGTTCTTTAGGTAGCGCATTGGCTACCAATGCCTTAGTTCTTATAGTTAGTAGGTTAATAACTGGTATGGGTATTGGTGCTGAAATATCCATAATAAATACATACATATCAGAGGTTACACCAGCCCCCATTAGGGGTAGGATGGTTCAATTTACATACCTGGCTGGTGCATTGGGATTTGCAGTGACGCCATTCATCGCATTTGCCTTGATACCAATATCACCAATTGGTTGGAGGTGGTTATTTGGCATAGGTGCATTGGTTGCGGCTGCAATAGTGCCGTTGCGATACCTAATGCCGGAAAGCCCTAGGTGGCTTACAATAAAGGGTAGGATGAATGAAGCTGAAAGGGTTGTCAGGATGCTAGAAGGATTTGCTGAGAGGAAGGTTGGACAATTACCGCCAATCCCATCACCGCTTCCTGAAAAGATATTAACGAAGTTCCCAACTGCTGAGTTATTCAATAGGAAGTATGGTCCTAGGCTCATAATGGCTATTCTATTCTGGTTCTTTGATTATATGCTTGCATACGGAGTAATTGGGTTCGCACCATATATTTTCGTGGCTGCCGGCTTTACATTCACGACGGCCACATGGTACATAGCACTAGGTAGTATTGGTTACATAGTTGGTGCCTTATCCATGGCGCCCATAGCCGATAGGTGGGAAAGAAAGTACCTTGTTGCGTCTGCCTTTAGCGTAGCTACACTTGCAGTGTTTCTATATGCCGTTGCAGTCGCCATACGCTCACCAATAGCATTAACAATAGGCGCATTCCTGGGTGCCTTCGCAACAGCATTTGCAGTACCTGCCTATACATACACTGCTGAATTGTTCCCAACAAGAGCAAGAGCAAGTGGCTTTGCCTTAGCCGATGGCATTGGTCACCTTGGCGGCGCCATCGTCCCCTTCATAATATACCTTGTCTTTAGCCCGTTAAAACCACTTAGCACTGGTGTATGGACTTTCGTATTACTCGGGATATTCGAAATTATTGCAACATCGATAGTGCTTACAGGCCCAAGAACAACTAAATTAAGGCTTGAACAAGTCTCAGATTAA
- a CDS encoding alpha/beta fold hydrolase: MARNMKSGYVVTRDGTSIYYEIDGEGEPLVLIEGLGYASWMWIKQRPLANNVKLIIYDNRGVGLSSKPDRPYTMDDFINDLEDLLNYLSINRAFLWGVSMGGMIAMYFAYRNPGKVKGLILGETNFGIKSLPPSKEALEVLMQPPRPGIDRKQALIDRMRVAFSRNYFGAHKDEIERIAEIRMKFEEDPKAYNNQLAAVLTFDFRDKLPSITIPTLIVTGDEDYVVNPQNSYIMNQLIPNSRLVILRGAGHLAIIERDDDYNRLVLNFISEVINDAFKPSKEPMVI; encoded by the coding sequence ATGGCGAGAAATATGAAGAGCGGCTATGTAGTTACTAGAGATGGCACATCAATATACTATGAAATTGACGGAGAGGGAGAACCACTGGTCTTAATTGAGGGTTTAGGGTACGCCAGTTGGATGTGGATTAAACAGAGACCATTGGCTAATAATGTAAAACTAATAATATATGATAACAGAGGTGTTGGGTTATCCTCAAAACCTGATAGGCCATATACAATGGATGATTTTATAAATGACCTTGAAGACCTCTTAAATTACTTATCAATAAATCGTGCATTTTTATGGGGCGTCTCAATGGGTGGTATGATAGCCATGTACTTTGCATATAGGAATCCAGGTAAAGTTAAGGGCTTAATTCTAGGTGAAACTAATTTTGGCATTAAATCATTACCACCAAGTAAGGAGGCCCTTGAAGTCTTAATGCAGCCTCCTAGGCCTGGCATTGATAGGAAACAAGCATTAATAGATAGAATGAGAGTTGCATTTTCCAGAAATTACTTTGGAGCTCATAAGGACGAGATTGAACGTATTGCAGAAATCAGAATGAAATTTGAGGAGGACCCGAAGGCCTATAATAATCAACTAGCTGCCGTATTGACATTCGATTTCAGGGATAAATTACCTAGTATCACCATACCAACGTTAATAGTAACTGGTGATGAGGATTACGTGGTGAATCCTCAAAACTCCTACATAATGAACCAATTAATACCAAATAGCAGGCTCGTAATATTAAGAGGGGCAGGTCATTTAGCGATTATTGAACGTGATGACGATTATAATAGATTAGTCCTCAATTTCATAAGTGAAGTTATAAATGACGCGTTTAAACCATCGAAGGAGCCTATGGTGATTTGA
- a CDS encoding 4Fe-4S dicluster domain-containing protein, with protein sequence MRRRQVVIKIDVDKYLCKGCYICVDKCPTKVFEVSNAVGDYGIFLPEAKHIDKCIDCGICELYCPDYAITIIRGGENET encoded by the coding sequence ATGAGACGTAGGCAGGTTGTGATTAAGATAGACGTGGATAAATACCTATGTAAGGGTTGTTATATATGCGTGGATAAGTGCCCAACGAAGGTCTTTGAAGTGTCAAACGCGGTTGGTGATTACGGTATCTTTTTACCAGAGGCTAAGCACATAGATAAGTGCATTGACTGTGGGATTTGTGAGTTATATTGCCCGGACTATGCAATAACTATTATCAGAGGTGGCGAGAATGAGACTTGA
- a CDS encoding 3-oxoacyl-[acyl-carrier-protein] synthase III C-terminal domain-containing protein, producing MRNAYIVDYELYIPSTYIDYRSLALETGLPEWVVRDKLGINRKPIERSLSVSDMAKLTAKKLMSKYSNIKIDLVAYAGSDFKDKYVWDVAPDVIGYLGLDSTYGVDISMQCVSSIVALDLLKPRLILRDEDSYALLVSATKQSMIVNYKDKASTFMYDFSDGAAAVLLSNVDGRYKILESSIITNGRFSNIVYQRLGERFINDNNQDYLLQVNRNEEFNKSFEEISLGNFLYVIRNAVEKSGFEISDVDYFAMLHMKRSFHERILRELGVSLDRSIYLEDYGHMQAVDPFLSLWLAEQNDKIRKDSIIVLVAAGTGWTWGAIVIQRVK from the coding sequence ATGAGAAATGCCTACATAGTAGATTACGAGTTATATATACCAAGCACATATATTGATTATAGATCATTAGCATTGGAAACCGGGCTACCTGAGTGGGTCGTAAGAGATAAACTGGGAATTAATAGAAAGCCCATTGAAAGATCGTTGTCTGTTTCCGATATGGCTAAGCTTACTGCTAAGAAATTAATGAGTAAATACAGTAATATAAAGATCGATCTAGTTGCATATGCAGGTTCGGATTTTAAGGATAAATATGTATGGGACGTAGCACCTGATGTAATTGGTTATTTAGGCTTAGATAGCACCTACGGTGTTGATATATCAATGCAATGCGTTAGTAGTATTGTTGCCCTGGATTTATTAAAGCCAAGATTAATATTAAGGGATGAAGATTCCTATGCATTATTAGTAAGTGCTACGAAGCAGAGCATGATCGTTAATTATAAGGATAAAGCCTCCACGTTCATGTATGATTTCTCGGATGGGGCTGCTGCGGTTTTACTAAGTAATGTTGATGGAAGATATAAAATTCTTGAGAGCTCTATAATAACCAATGGAAGGTTCTCAAATATTGTATATCAAAGATTAGGTGAAAGGTTCATTAATGATAATAATCAAGATTATTTATTGCAAGTAAATAGGAATGAAGAATTTAATAAAAGCTTTGAGGAAATTTCCCTAGGGAATTTCCTATACGTAATAAGGAATGCCGTGGAGAAAAGCGGCTTTGAAATAAGTGATGTTGATTACTTCGCAATGCTTCATATGAAACGATCATTTCATGAAAGGATACTTAGGGAATTAGGTGTGTCTTTAGATAGGTCAATATATCTTGAGGATTACGGACATATGCAAGCCGTAGATCCATTCTTATCATTATGGCTAGCTGAACAAAATGACAAAATAAGAAAGGATAGCATCATAGTTTTGGTTGCCGCGGGTACCGGATGGACATGGGGTGCCATTGTGATCCAAAGAGTTAAATAA
- a CDS encoding 2-oxoacid:acceptor oxidoreductase family protein, whose translation MRLEVRFAGFGGQGVITAGRLLALIIMEADPGLYVVYSPSYGFQTRGGDALSDVIISDKEIDYPKARKLDLAFMLTQQSYGKYCGFVKDDGLIVIDEHVTKEASCSGKRHQELSIITNARHIGSDVFVSTIVLGAALYYLSDTELLRGKVSLELARQVVIKYFRETLLGRRGNTEDVINRNIKALGLGYGITQKSVSIK comes from the coding sequence ATGAGACTTGAGGTTAGGTTTGCAGGTTTTGGTGGTCAGGGGGTTATTACGGCTGGCAGGTTATTGGCATTAATAATCATGGAAGCAGACCCAGGTCTTTACGTGGTCTACAGTCCGTCATATGGTTTTCAAACCCGTGGTGGTGATGCATTGTCAGATGTTATAATTAGTGACAAGGAGATTGATTATCCAAAGGCCAGGAAGCTGGACTTAGCGTTTATGCTGACTCAACAATCATATGGTAAGTATTGTGGGTTTGTTAAGGATGATGGATTAATAGTAATCGATGAACACGTTACTAAGGAGGCATCATGTAGTGGTAAGAGGCATCAGGAATTGAGCATAATAACCAATGCAAGGCATATTGGTAGTGATGTTTTCGTGTCAACGATAGTCCTGGGAGCAGCATTATATTACCTAAGCGATACCGAGTTACTAAGGGGCAAAGTATCTCTAGAGCTTGCAAGGCAGGTTGTCATTAAGTACTTTAGGGAGACGTTATTAGGGAGAAGGGGTAATACCGAAGATGTGATTAATAGGAATATCAAGGCTCTAGGGCTTGGTTATGGAATTACACAAAAGTCGGTATCAATTAAATAA
- a CDS encoding TetR/AcrR family transcriptional regulator encodes MRYTPKTRKGEDSLNKLINAAIAVIAEKGFNNASIDEITSRAGLSHGLFYFYFKNKDELLAELIRRINRDMRHYLTLSTAGLNNRILIEKKGFDAFFDWMYYNQYLYKILIETESNNIELYKWHYMKLSERYSPKLLDAMNRGEIARYNPEVLSFVLMGIADFIAKRYVLWVNSKIPEYVITDVNKIIERILSP; translated from the coding sequence ATGAGGTATACTCCAAAGACAAGGAAGGGTGAGGACTCACTTAATAAATTAATTAATGCTGCTATAGCCGTAATTGCCGAGAAGGGCTTCAACAACGCCTCCATAGACGAAATAACATCTAGAGCTGGATTATCGCATGGATTGTTTTATTTCTATTTCAAGAATAAGGATGAATTACTTGCGGAGCTAATTAGGCGTATAAACAGGGATATGAGGCATTACTTAACCTTAAGCACGGCAGGTCTTAATAATAGGATTTTAATTGAGAAAAAGGGATTCGATGCCTTCTTTGATTGGATGTATTATAATCAATATTTATATAAAATACTAATTGAGACTGAGTCAAATAATATAGAACTTTATAAGTGGCACTATATGAAATTATCAGAAAGATATTCCCCAAAACTATTGGATGCCATGAATAGAGGTGAAATAGCGAGGTATAATCCCGAGGTTTTATCATTTGTGTTGATGGGTATAGCTGATTTTATAGCCAAGAGATACGTACTTTGGGTGAATTCGAAAATCCCTGAGTATGTCATTACTGATGTGAACAAAATAATCGAGAGAATACTATCGCCATAA
- a CDS encoding CBS domain-containing protein, whose amino-acid sequence MVTTVDKVIRRKGITINENASVKEAIELMTKENTDHLIVIDNNGKVVSIVTSNDILKTVGRAGHLNISVRQCCSYNRAITVRLNDSIYKAALLMSEHGIKHLLVVDDKGNPCGVLTSDDVICEDRAISRMAELAIPRSSEEYYGAD is encoded by the coding sequence ATGGTTACTACTGTTGACAAAGTAATCAGGAGAAAGGGCATCACAATTAATGAGAATGCCTCGGTTAAGGAAGCCATTGAGTTAATGACTAAGGAAAACACGGATCATCTAATAGTGATTGATAATAACGGTAAGGTAGTAAGCATTGTTACTTCTAATGATATATTAAAGACAGTGGGAAGGGCAGGTCACCTAAACATAAGTGTCAGGCAATGCTGCTCATATAACAGGGCAATTACGGTAAGGTTGAATGATAGCATTTACAAAGCGGCTTTACTAATGAGTGAACACGGTATCAAGCACCTACTTGTGGTTGATGATAAGGGAAATCCATGTGGCGTGTTGACGTCTGACGACGTCATTTGTGAGGATAGGGCAATATCTAGAATGGCTGAGCTAGCGATACCGAGGTCATCTGAGGAGTATTATGGCGCTGACTAA
- a CDS encoding class I adenylate-forming enzyme family protein, whose translation MLESLLRHRARISDSVAIKVGDSSYTYSQLEILSNKMAYALSRLSIKANDRVITLVKSPLYHVALFFALRKIGAVLVPVNPRLGNDFLRFVINDINPSLIIDEYFNEGINIDKILEMAVDEYRYEYRMNLDEIAMILYTGGTTGPPKGAMIHEGSILWNAIITVLSWGLTRNDCTLVSLPLYHTGGWNVLLIPLLLVGGRTILPETDKFDPDWTIQILAREKCTIYMGVPTMLDAISKSPLFDKIDLSHVLFINGGGPLLPSVAKRFIDKNYRIFQGYGLTEAGPNNFYISPERYRDKPTSVGKPLLFIEMKLSGDGELLIRGPHVFKGYWNRPDENPFTSDNYLMTGDLFAVDDEGDFSFLDRKKDMIKTGGENVYSTEVEVALKQLPYIDDAAVFGVPDEHWGEAVVAVVVKKPGFKVTEDDVKRDLRKVLASYKVPKRIIFVKEIPKTQIGKISKRELREKYLKDGFKDIIDIS comes from the coding sequence ATGCTTGAGAGCCTACTTAGACATAGGGCTAGAATTAGTGATTCGGTTGCGATTAAAGTGGGAGATAGTTCATACACATATTCGCAACTTGAGATATTATCGAACAAAATGGCTTATGCACTAAGTAGGCTGAGTATAAAGGCCAATGATAGGGTTATAACTCTCGTAAAATCACCCCTATACCATGTAGCGTTATTCTTTGCATTGAGGAAAATAGGAGCCGTACTAGTACCTGTAAATCCAAGGCTTGGGAATGATTTCTTAAGGTTTGTAATTAATGATATTAATCCGTCCCTCATTATTGATGAATATTTCAATGAAGGCATAAATATTGATAAAATACTTGAAATGGCAGTTGATGAATATAGGTATGAATATCGTATGAACCTCGACGAAATCGCCATGATATTATACACTGGTGGTACAACGGGACCGCCGAAGGGTGCCATGATCCATGAAGGATCCATATTATGGAATGCCATAATAACAGTATTATCATGGGGCTTAACGAGGAATGACTGTACCCTTGTCTCATTACCTCTATATCATACTGGTGGGTGGAATGTGCTTTTAATACCACTATTGTTAGTTGGTGGTCGAACTATATTACCAGAAACTGATAAGTTTGATCCCGACTGGACCATTCAGATATTAGCTAGGGAAAAATGTACGATATACATGGGTGTACCCACAATGCTAGACGCCATAAGTAAGTCACCCCTCTTTGATAAGATAGACCTTTCGCATGTACTATTCATAAATGGCGGTGGTCCATTACTACCAAGTGTTGCTAAACGCTTTATTGACAAAAATTACAGGATTTTCCAGGGTTATGGATTAACAGAGGCTGGACCTAACAACTTCTATATATCACCAGAACGGTACAGGGACAAACCAACGTCTGTGGGGAAACCACTACTCTTCATAGAGATGAAGTTATCAGGTGATGGAGAATTATTGATAAGGGGACCTCACGTTTTCAAGGGATATTGGAATAGACCTGATGAAAATCCATTTACAAGTGATAATTATCTAATGACTGGGGACTTATTTGCAGTTGATGATGAGGGTGATTTTTCATTCCTTGATAGGAAGAAGGACATGATTAAGACGGGGGGTGAGAACGTATACTCAACCGAAGTTGAGGTGGCGCTAAAGCAATTACCATATATTGATGATGCTGCAGTATTCGGTGTTCCCGATGAGCATTGGGGTGAAGCTGTTGTTGCTGTTGTTGTTAAGAAGCCTGGTTTTAAAGTGACGGAGGATGATGTAAAGAGAGATCTTAGGAAAGTCTTGGCATCGTACAAAGTGCCAAAGCGTATAATATTTGTTAAGGAGATACCAAAGACACAAATAGGTAAAATCTCAAAAAGAGAGTTACGTGAAAAGTACCTGAAGGATGGTTTTAAGGATATAATTGATATTTCGTGA
- a CDS encoding thiamine pyrophosphate-dependent enzyme, with protein sequence MNPLIQKYLRSEYAQGKRRTIFCPGCGNGIILGYFIRTIDELKREGKFDDSKLYIVTGIGCSGNIPAPLRYNIVRALHGRALSVATGIKLVRPNSEVVVFAGDGDLLSIGGNHLIHTIRRNVGIKVILVNNMLYGMTGGQVAPTTPMESITHTTPYGNPEPPLDACKLAVSLGATYVARWAVPLTKQCMQSMKELLLHRGFGLLECLSQCPIYQGRYVIGVDRPSKIMDYYLKITIASEKPSYGDRITIGKFVDHERSTYEEIMWSIINKAREGGNYET encoded by the coding sequence ATGAACCCACTCATTCAGAAGTACCTGCGCAGTGAGTATGCTCAGGGTAAGAGGAGGACGATATTCTGCCCTGGATGCGGCAACGGCATAATTCTTGGATACTTTATTAGAACCATTGATGAACTAAAGCGTGAGGGTAAGTTTGATGATTCTAAGCTATACATAGTGACGGGCATTGGTTGCTCGGGCAATATACCTGCACCGCTTAGGTATAACATTGTGCGTGCGCTTCACGGTAGAGCATTATCAGTTGCCACCGGGATAAAGCTCGTTAGGCCTAATAGTGAGGTTGTAGTCTTTGCAGGCGATGGTGATTTACTCTCAATTGGCGGTAACCACCTAATTCATACAATAAGGAGGAATGTAGGTATAAAGGTTATCCTTGTCAATAACATGCTTTATGGAATGACCGGCGGGCAGGTAGCGCCAACAACGCCCATGGAGTCAATAACCCACACGACACCCTACGGTAACCCAGAACCACCATTAGACGCCTGTAAATTAGCTGTTTCGCTTGGCGCCACATACGTAGCTAGATGGGCTGTACCGCTGACTAAACAATGTATGCAATCAATGAAGGAGCTACTTCTACATAGAGGTTTTGGCCTACTTGAGTGTTTATCCCAATGCCCTATCTATCAGGGTAGGTACGTGATTGGAGTTGATAGACCATCGAAGATAATGGATTATTACCTCAAAATAACGATTGCATCTGAAAAGCCCAGTTATGGTGATAGAATCACTATAGGTAAATTTGTAGATCATGAGAGATCCACGTATGAGGAGATCATGTGGAGTATTATAAATAAGGCTAGGGAGGGTGGTAACTATGAGACGTAG
- a CDS encoding acyl-CoA dehydrogenase family protein encodes MTQDIENNLDVYGFLSNIYGVNVYDVDKPLQRILQHFLGKSPSLHGLGGFAGRDLLEVTDYVDKVSRPRHIMWDVNGNRVDRVWLNPAERYAIEKLVLDFGINKPPYHSGSWHEHYAMGFLVSDPGLYCIITITIQTAYAFHKYGDDELRRYVPRLIGDERPIGFGATWFTEIQGGSDLGANTTVAKRDSGKWRLYGDKYFASGVGLADIALTSARPEGGRAGAKGLALFAVPRLDSGGNLNFIVRRLKEKSGTNSVPTGEIEFHGTEAYLVGDPSNGIYYIMEDLMVSRLSNAIGAVGVARKAYLEAYEYVNRRRAFGKLLIEHPLVIRDLMDMEVTLEGSMALVFKAINEFDKTWHNKPPYNDHYHYARLLTHIAKNVTADAAAYVTRLAMELYGGIGFLSEYPIERWHREALITPIWEGTSNIQALDMLEAMTKKNAHVTMLNDIENTVAEIKTYHGIAESAMNVIRNTLQLTSSLSPLEVEFRAKDMLSLLGHAIAVITLAHIADRLGIDRYALVAELYLEKHLQGGYKIGSHDLGRKIINIEEG; translated from the coding sequence ATGACGCAGGATATTGAGAATAACCTAGACGTGTATGGTTTTCTATCTAATATCTACGGCGTCAACGTTTATGACGTTGATAAACCACTACAAAGAATTTTGCAGCACTTCCTTGGTAAGTCGCCGTCCCTCCATGGACTAGGTGGATTTGCCGGACGTGATTTGCTTGAGGTTACGGATTACGTTGATAAAGTTTCGAGGCCTAGGCATATTATGTGGGATGTTAATGGTAATAGGGTCGACAGAGTTTGGTTGAATCCAGCGGAGAGGTATGCAATAGAGAAGTTGGTACTTGACTTCGGTATAAATAAGCCTCCTTATCATAGTGGTAGTTGGCATGAACATTATGCAATGGGGTTCCTTGTCTCGGATCCAGGTCTTTACTGTATAATCACAATAACGATCCAAACTGCGTATGCGTTCCATAAGTATGGTGATGATGAATTAAGAAGGTACGTGCCTAGGCTAATTGGTGATGAGAGGCCAATTGGTTTTGGAGCTACGTGGTTTACGGAGATCCAGGGAGGCAGTGACCTCGGTGCTAATACAACGGTTGCCAAGAGGGACAGTGGTAAATGGCGGTTGTATGGCGATAAGTACTTCGCTAGTGGTGTAGGGCTTGCCGACATTGCCCTGACTTCGGCGAGACCAGAGGGCGGTAGGGCTGGTGCCAAGGGATTAGCCCTTTTTGCTGTTCCGAGGCTTGACTCTGGTGGTAACCTAAACTTCATAGTTAGGAGACTAAAGGAGAAGAGTGGTACGAACTCAGTACCCACTGGTGAGATTGAGTTTCATGGTACAGAGGCGTACCTAGTTGGTGATCCAAGTAATGGTATTTATTACATAATGGAGGACTTAATGGTATCAAGGCTCTCCAACGCGATTGGTGCCGTCGGTGTTGCCAGGAAGGCATATCTCGAGGCCTATGAATATGTAAATAGAAGAAGGGCCTTTGGTAAATTACTAATTGAACATCCACTCGTTATTAGGGACTTAATGGATATGGAGGTAACCCTCGAGGGTTCAATGGCCCTTGTATTTAAGGCAATTAATGAATTTGATAAAACTTGGCATAATAAACCGCCTTACAATGATCATTATCACTATGCCAGGTTATTAACGCACATTGCAAAGAACGTTACGGCAGACGCAGCAGCATACGTAACTAGACTCGCCATGGAGCTATACGGCGGTATCGGATTCCTGAGTGAATACCCAATTGAGAGATGGCATAGGGAGGCCTTGATAACGCCTATTTGGGAGGGCACGAGCAACATACAGGCATTGGACATGCTAGAGGCCATGACAAAGAAGAATGCCCACGTAACGATGCTTAACGATATCGAGAACACCGTGGCAGAGATCAAGACTTACCATGGCATTGCCGAGTCAGCAATGAATGTTATAAGGAATACGTTACAATTGACATCGTCTTTGAGCCCATTAGAGGTTGAATTTAGGGCTAAGGACATGTTATCGTTATTAGGACATGCGATTGCCGTGATAACTCTAGCGCACATTGCAGATAGATTGGGAATAGATAGGTATGCATTGGTAGCTGAGCTATACCTTGAGAAGCATTTGCAGGGTGGTTATAAGATTGGTTCGCATGACTTGGGCAGGAAGATAATAAATATTGAGGAAGGGTGA